Genomic segment of Tindallia magadiensis:
TCCTGGGTGACGAAATCCACCTAAAAATTGAACATACCTAGTCTTCTCTCTATCTTGTATCGGAATGTAAAGTTCTACCGATTCTATCCCTGAATAATCAAAATACAAAAGATATTGATCGCAGGTTTCTGTTATTTTTTTATCAAAATCATTCGCCTTAAATCGTATCCAATGAACGTCTTTCGTAAGTCCAAACTGAAAAACTCGAGATCCATGATTTTGAAATTCAAAAAAATCCGAATCCTCATGTGCTATCATTTCTTCAAAAACAACTTCGCCACTTGGGTCCACCAAAAATTGTGCTGTTTCACCTACCATCAGTGGCGATTTGTTATTAATATCAGCTGTTGCTCCAACCGTGATCCATCCGTTCAGGATCATCATGCCTATCCATATGCCTATGATTATTTTTGTTTTCATCGTTGTCTCCTAAAAAATAATTTTTTTAGTAAATTTTCTTTGTTTATACCCTATTGCTCTGTTTTATTAACGTGGTTCAAAGGATTATGTTTATTCCTTCATCTCCCCACAGATGCATGACAAAAAATAGTTTTACTTCAAAAAAAAAGCTTAAATATGATACAATATGGATATGTAAATGTTGTGTATTATTTAACAAGTATAATAAATGCAAGCTATGATGACAAAGGAGGAGTAAACAAATGAAAACCAAAGTAGCTATTAACGGATTTGGAAGAATTGGTCGATTGACCTTTAGGCAAATTTTTAATAGGGATGATTTTGAAGTAGTTGCTATTAATGATCTGACTCAACCAGATATGCTGGCCTATTTATTAAAATACGACAGTACGCAGGGAGGCTTTCATAACCACACGGTTACTCACACGGATCATTCTATTACGGTAGATGATCATGAGATAGAGATCTATAAAGAACCAGACCCGTCAAAACTTCCCTGGGCAAAGTTGGGAGTTGATTTAGTACTAGAATGTACTGGCTTATTTTGTTCTAAAGACAAGTCGCAGGCACATATTAACGCAGGAGCCAAAAAAGTGTTGATCTCTGCCCCTGCTGGTAATGACCTTCCTACTATCGTTTATGGCGTTAATCACGAAATCCTTACTGCTAAGGATACCATTGTTTCTGCTGCATCCTGCACAACAAACTGTCTTGCACCAATGGCTAAGGCCTTAAATGATTACCGAGAACTGCGAACAGGTTTTATGACTACCATCCATGCTTACACAGGCGATCAGATGATCCTGGACGGTCCTCATAGAAAAAATGACTTTCGACGTGCAAGAGCTGCTGCTGTTAATATTGTTCCTAACAGTACTGGCGCTGCAAAAGCTATCGGTCTCGTTATTCCTGAATTAGATGGCAAGCTCATGGGATCAGCACAAAGAGTTCCTGTTGCAACAGGCTCCATCACTATTCTGGATGCTGTGTTAAAAGATTCATCAGAAACAGTTACTTTGGAAGGTATTCATGAAGCCATGAAAAACGCTACTGATGACAGTTTTGGCTATACAGAGGAGCGTCTGGTTTCCAGTGATATCATCGGTATGACTTACGGCTCCCTTTTTGACGCAACACAAACCCTTGTCGCACGAAGTGGCACCGGAGTTTTCCAGGTCCATGTTGTTTCTTGGTATGACAACGAAATGAGTTACGTTCATCAATTGGTTCGAACAATGAATCATATGGGAAGTTTATAGATTCCTAAAAAATATTTTAAAAGCTTGACATTCACTATTTTCTCTGATACTATTCTTGTTGTATAAAAAACAAATAATTCGTTAGGTGAGGCTCCTGAATGAACACAGGCTGCTGCCCAAAAATGTCCAGAGACGCCAATGGGTAGAACAGGCAAGATCGGCTTAAGGTCTGCTTAAGGTAGCTGATTTCCCCCGGGAAATCTACGTCATTCAGTGCTAAAACTCAGACGAGGAGTTATCGTAATGCTGCCCTTTTATATCTAAAAAAGGATCTAGTTTTAATGTGCATTAAACGACTCTTCGGGGTCGTTTTTTTTATTTATATTTAATGCATTAACAATCAATAAGGAGGTGCTGGACATGATTTGGGTAGATTTTACCATTAGACTTTTAGCTGCTTTATTACTGGGTACGATGATCGGAGCAGAGAGGCAATGGCGACAGCGAATGTCCAGTTTGAGAACCAATGCCTTAGTTTCTGTA
This window contains:
- the gap gene encoding type I glyceraldehyde-3-phosphate dehydrogenase, with the translated sequence MKTKVAINGFGRIGRLTFRQIFNRDDFEVVAINDLTQPDMLAYLLKYDSTQGGFHNHTVTHTDHSITVDDHEIEIYKEPDPSKLPWAKLGVDLVLECTGLFCSKDKSQAHINAGAKKVLISAPAGNDLPTIVYGVNHEILTAKDTIVSAASCTTNCLAPMAKALNDYRELRTGFMTTIHAYTGDQMILDGPHRKNDFRRARAAAVNIVPNSTGAAKAIGLVIPELDGKLMGSAQRVPVATGSITILDAVLKDSSETVTLEGIHEAMKNATDDSFGYTEERLVSSDIIGMTYGSLFDATQTLVARSGTGVFQVHVVSWYDNEMSYVHQLVRTMNHMGSL